The genomic region TTTGATTGTGAGTATTTGCTTCGGTTACTGATAGAAATGAAACAGAACATACGAAAAGAAAAGTTTGAATTATACGCTATTGGTGTGTTTCGGCAAATTGTGATTgattttatgtggtttgtttGTAGGGGGTATGTACTGGAGTAGTTATTCTTCTGATCAGTCGAGGAAAAAGTTCGCGTCTTTTGGTTTTCAGTGAAGATCTTTTCTTTATATACCTCCTTCCACCTATTATTTTTAATGCCGGGTGAGTTTTCTTCCCGTTTACATATTTTTCTAACAAGTGTATTAAATGAGGTGTTGGTTATATCCTGATAGGTAGTTGatgtttgttttgcttttaGTATGTATGTGCAATCCTCGGCACAAGTGTTTCTATTTATGTGTTTGATGTTTCCCGTAAACTAGTATAGGTGTTTTCGCCTATTTCCATCCTGCACTCAGAacaccaattttctttttttgtgtcGAAGTTTCCATTTTCGATTATGTTGGTTGATCTCATATTGGTAGGTAATCAATAAAATTTTTCTTCTCCCAGCTTATGGTTCGTGTTTTGGTCTTTGCTATGCGTGTATCAGGTTTCAGGTGAAAAAGAAGCAGTTCTTTGTTAACTTCAGCACCATTGTACTGTTTGGTGCCATTGGTACATTAGTATCCTGCACTATCATAGCATTAGGTATGCTTGTAACTCTGAACGTTCTGTTTCCCCGATGTGCACAAGGGTGGTTATGACTTATGAGTTATACTCGAATTTGAAAAAGTACACTTACTTTGTCTTTGCTTGATTCAGGCGCTACACAATTCTTTAAGAAATTGGATATTGGAACTCTAGAATTGGGGGACTTTCTTGGTATTTCACTTTCTTTGCTCCATTTGTTTCTTTGGATTCCATTTGGGTTCTAACTATTTTATTCTCATATTCGTAGCAATTGGTGCAATATTTGCTGCAACGGATTCTGTTTGCACATTGCAGGTATGACACATATCCTTGTTGCATCTGagttttcaaacaaataaaatacgAATAGTTTGACACTAAATTTGTTTGCCCAATGTCCAGGTGCTCAATCAAGATGAGACACCTTTACTCTACAGTCTTGTGTTTGGGGAGGGCGTCGTTAACGATGCGACATCTGTGGTTCTTTTCAATGCTATTCAGAGCTTTGATCTCACCCACCTTGATTCCGGCATTGCCTTGCACTTTCTGGGAAACTTCTTCTATTTGTTTTTCGCAAGCACCATGCTAGGAGTGTTTGTaattccctctccctctgtttTCCGTGTGTCCATATACACAAATGTgctatattgttttttttttccccttccttTTTGTACCTTAGCATAACTTCTCTCTCTTGCAGGCAGGGCTTCTTAGTGCTTACATTATCAAAAAGCTTTATTTTGGAAGGTATATCgttattaatttatgtattcAAGTTATGCCTTGTTCACACCGCAAACCAAGTAGACTGCTGACACAACCTGGTTTGTGACATAATTCAGGCACTCTACGGATCGTGAGGTTGCTCTTATGATGCTCATGGCATACCTGTCATATATACTGGCTGAAGTAAGCTTTTCTTCTACTCTCCCTTCTTCCCGTCCTCAAGTGTCTAGTTAGATCTTTTTGCTTTAGTCATATAAACAACTATGACAACTTGTGTGTTGCAGTTATTCTATTTGAGTGGCATTCTCACCGTGTTCTTTTGTGGGATCGTGATGTCGCATTACACTTGGCACAATGTGACTGAGAGTTCAAGAGTTACGACCAAGTATGGCTTCCTTAATATTACCTCCAAGCCATTCGAATGCAATGGTCCTGTTTAGGACACAGTTTAATAATAGGTCGTTTAActaatgatttcaaattttctacaCATTTTTACAGGCATGCTTTCGCAACCTTGTCATTTGTTGCCGAAATATTTATCTTCCTTTATGTTGGTATGGATGCCTTGGACATTGAAAAGTGGAGATTTGTAAGTGACAGGTATGCCCTTGTAACGTGGGATGTTTTGAACCTTGTACATATCTGTTCATAACGTTATGACTTATGCTAACTCGTGCTGTGCCTGACTTTGCATTCATAGTCCTGGAACATCTGTGGCGGTGAGTTCAATACTGCTAGGTCTTCTTATGCTAGGAAGAGCAGCTTTTGTTTTCCCCCTATCATTTTTGTCCAACTTAGCAAAGAAAAACCAACATGAGAAAATCAGCCTCCAGCAGCAAGTAAGCACACTGTTTCTTCAGCGACACTTTTTTTCCTTCAGATACAGTGAATTAACAGATTGAACTAACAAACATTTTACTTCTTGTAGGTGATAATATGGTGGGCTGGTCTCATGAGAGGTGCTGTTTCGATAGCACTAGCTTACAATCAGGCAAGTTATATGTTAATTACTACCTACTGGTCATAGaggaaagcaaaaaaaaaaatggcgttCCATGAGAACTTATTATAACCAAATTCTATATACTATGTAAGAAAAGAGAGATGGTCTCATCTAATACAATTTTCATTCAATGCAGTTTACGAGGTCAGGCCACACGCAGTTGCGAGCAAATGCAATCATGATCACTAGCACGATAACTGTTGTTCTTGTCAGCACAGTGGTAAGACATCTGCTCTGGATTATGTACTTGTGAACGTTTTTGTTTCCTCATTGATCCTGTTTTCTTACGAATAACGGCAATCTGCCAAAGATTTATCCGTTTCTCAGAGAATTGACTGACTGGGCCTTTGTGGTCTACCAGAAGTTTAGTCGTTCTATCATGCTTAAAAGTTTTATTAGATTTGCGGTAGTTCCAACGTGCATCATACAAGTTAGTTTTGTTGGACACCATAGTGATTATCATCATTGGACTTTGATCAGGTGTTCGGATTGATGACAAAACCTCTTATAAGGTTCTTGCTGCCTCATTCATCAAAACAAACAACCAGCATGCTGTCATCAGAACCAACCACTCCAAAATCAATCATTATTCCACTTCTGGGGCAGGATTCTGTAGATGATCTCGCTGGCCATGATATTCGACGGCCAGCCAGCATTCGCGATCTTCTGACGACTCCATTTAATAGGCACACTGTCCATCGCTATTGGCGTAAGTTTGATAACGCCTTCATGCGACCAGTGTTTGGAGGCCGGGGTTTTGTTCCCTTTGTTCCCGGCTCACCAACTGAACGGAGCAACAACGTTCAGTGGCAATGAGAACACCGAGAAGATGCATAGTCGGGCAAAATGTGAAATAAATTGTACCATATGTTCACCCGAACTCACTCACTCAGCGTGCGATATAATTATTCGATCTTTGCTTTTTTATTAGCTCATGAAAGGCAGTAGTGTACCATTATATGTGACCATGTTTGATCTACACTGTATTTTGTATAGCATATTCCAAGCACATCGGTTGAATCTGAGCTTCAATGTTAATGTAATGTAACAATGTTTTGTTTTCTGTGTTTTTACATGTAacaatgttttgtttgtttccaACAATAATTGTAAtgtttttttaacctttttatCTCTGCAAATTAACCCATCATGGTTAGTAAAAATACGGgataaaaataaggaaaattaatgaaaagggtttgaaaattttgagttttaacgataaggacaaaataaagggtaaaatgaatggtactaggattgattttttagtgtaaaaatatgatttttcgttaaagtgaacactACCGGAAgcttttctttaaaattctcataaaaaTATGTATAAGTACTTGTTTGGAATTACTTTTAAAGCGACTAAAATTTGTTTTGtgcaaatatttttaaaatcaaattttcatgTCCCTCCactttttagttattttgtaACAAGTATTTAAAGAGTACCGCACATGTCATATTATAagtgaaagaaaatatatttgtttaCGCCCCGTGCTTATTTTGTAATACATGGAGTACCAGTTTGAATATATATGGGCCAAGTTTTATTCTGCACTCCGATCAGTCTCTCTATTATAACCCAACGGCGAGACGACTGAAATTAACAGaaactaaaccctaaatttgAATTACTAAACATCAAGGCCATCATCTTGTCTTAAGCCCCTGAATAGCCTCGTTGGAAATCTGTCCCATACACCAAGTCTATACTCTTCTGGCGGGATAGGTAACGACTCATGTTTTGCCGCAATGACAAGACTATAAAACATGCCTGAAATAAACACGGTTTGCCTCCAAGTCACTTTTTGAAACACTAACTTGTTCGAGCCTGTGACATACTTGTTGTATTCTCAGACCCCCCACTCTGCGATGCCTATCACATATGGATCCTTGAGGTCTTTAATTTCCTTCCAAGGGGGACTCGCTTTCCTAGTCGCCGCAGCAGCGACAAGAAGGGTAAGCAGAGGGCCGGCCTTGAGAAATTGGGAGCCCTAGGCGAGCCTTCGAAGCAGGAGCCCTAAAGTTCTCTGATCTCTGGTTCTTTGTATATTGATTTGTACAAAAAAGAATTggctaaatacataaaaaattatattttcacatcaaatatcattaaaaattaatatcaaaagaagataaataaacaaacattaCACGGCTCACGTTTTTAGACACAAATCTTAATGATCAAGAGagtgaaaaacaataaaacttgattgacgagtataataaattcaacaatGCCAATTGTTtctcgtgtttttttttttttttttggtctaaaatcaacatcacactaacgaattaaatattaaaataatccattgaataaaaagttattggaaagcaaaatataaattcaaagttttgattaccttaAAGTACAATCTTTAAGACCATGTGATAGTTGGTTTAAACATTCAAtagaaatggagagaatgagaagtcgaaagaaaaaaagattgcaaagggacttgagttttataactttatatgcatttgAACAGATGGATTGacagtaaatttgaaaaataagaaaaatttagTGACTGAAAGACAGCACTGTGTTTcgaactcaacaccccaaagaaaaatgaagccaaACATTTTCACTACACtaacaaatgaattatgatatttcttacttttttgtatttatattttaattataggatataaatttttttttgaaggcCCCTTTGAAATGGAGGCTTAGACGGACGCCTACTTGGACTACCCTCAAGACCGGCTTTGAGCAGAGTAAAGAGTGCGAGGAAGCAATGAGGATGCATCGCAAAAAGTTTTCTTGGTCTCCGTAAAGCAAATCCTGATATACAGATCAAGGACAGTCTTACTGGTGCTTATGGTTTTATATAGCAAAGCTATACCTTGAATGCTGCCTGCTTCCGTTTATCTTACAAATTGGAAAGGatggatttttcttttattaaaatttataacatttcaaATAAAACAATGTCATAGATAAGGACTGTGTATGTAAAATGAATGAGAGATGTCAAATATACAAAGTTCATATATGTGATTAAATTGCCTGAATAATTAGAGCATCGTGTAATGGTTTGCACTGAATCTagtcatatttttctttcttttgtattttttaagttttaattatacaaaaagaaatcgatttttaattaatcaatcttttttatttgcttttattCCACGTGGATCATAGTTAGTATCCACTTCAACAAAAATGTTAACCTCACATTTGCCATGTCGTTACTTCACGATCAAAATTAACGATTTGATTAACGGATGTAAGAAATTGCTAAAAATGATAAGTACatgtataaaattgaaatgttttaaaattttgtacaAGGTTACACTTGCACCCAAACTTAAAGAGTGTAAATTGTAATTCACCTTTTACgtttttataattatatttaattaactCTAATAAAGTACTAAGTAGTCAATCACCATTAATTGACTGAAAACAGCTTTGGTACCCATGCAATGCATGCATGTACATGATATGGAATTTCTAATAATTCATGCATGTTAAGAGAAACAAACTCAATTTCACTGACCTCGTgacagaaaatagaaaattagggtttggtgAAAAATATCTTCATTGCATATGAAAACAACCATGAGGAACTCAAAGATCGACTAGGTCCAAGATATATTTTCTCTCGATCGATCGGTTCCATCTGGCTGGCCTCGACCTGCTAGAGAGTTCACTTGCGCAGTCAATCGAATCCCAACCACGAACAAGTTGAATAGGAAATCCTTGTCTTTCAAATTCAGAGATCTTTTTGGGCAATTTGATAAAGGGGTCAAATGAtttgagttttctttttctatataGTTTTATGGAGAAGTGGGTTCAAGGATTGGGGTTTTTGTTTTCTCCAGTTCCATTTTATGGAGAATGGATTCAGTTTGAGTGTCCTCTTCCTTGgtttccataattccttttcctgtttttttttcctttttaattccAGTTTCCAGTTTCGGAGATTGGGTTCAAGAATTtggaattttttcttcttttcaaagtCTAGTTATTCTccaaatatgaaatttaaaaccCCAAAAAACGAAACACGGATCGAGCTCTGGTTGGAGCTGACTCAGTCTTCTCCTTCGTGAAGGCAAGCAGATTTCAGCCTCCTTGTTCTctaggagaaaattttcattatgatCGGAACAcgggtggtacatcacgtgctTTTATATAAGaggtagaaaattttattttttaagctattaactttttaacacacatattctaCCATGTACgtagtgacacgtgatgtactactcGTGTTTCagttacattaaaaaatctctcattctctaaGCCATTCTTTATcctgttgaaagaaaaaaaggaaaaaggcaTGTTAAATTGCAGCCGCACGATCTCATTAAAAGAGATCCAATGGCTAAGCGCAtcatccccattttttttggttaaaataggATCCCTCTCCTTAAAGagtctatatatatgtgtgcgcgcgcgcatACTTGATGGCTTACTTGGGTCGACGTTCACATGGTGGCCGGTGGAAATTCCAGCCAGGCAAATTCTATATCTAGGTGAAAGGCTATAAAGCATGCATGAATGCATGGGTCGATGAAAGTTACTGCTACGTATATCGGTACATGCACATACGTGATAGCATTTGATTCAAGACCTTTTGGTTGTAGCTAGCAATAGAGAAAAATATCTATAATATTAATGTACATATGCTAGTGAAAGAAATGAATTCAATCATCATATGATCGAGTTCATTACTTGGATCCCAATTGCAATTGCAAATCTCCTGGCAAAACTTGATTGAATTAGAAACTTAATGAGAATGCATCTTAAATTAGTGGGTTGTTTTCACATGCAATGTAATGATGGAAATATTATGGGATCAAGCAATGAAACATTGTTCTTTTTTAAAAAGGGACCAGCTAGTGAACTCGTCATGATAATCCACATTTTTGAGGGCTAGAAAAACTCACAGAGATATGTTAGCCTCCTTCTAATCACTATCGTGTGAAACTTAATGAGAATAATGTTGCATCTTAAATTAAATGGGTTGTTTTCACATGGAATAGTGGAAATATTATGGGATTAAGCAATGAAACTTAATGAGAATAGTGCATCTTAATTTAATGAGTTTGTTTTCACATGGAATGCAATGGTGGAAATATTATGCGATTAAGCAATACCTTAATTGTTTAATCTGATGTAAGTATATACTACTATAGATTAAGTAAATGCCagcttaaattaattaattatttaatttagcaTAGAAATTAGGCTCTCTCTTCTTTTACAACAAATTAGCATATGCCTACAAACCAATTAACACATATACACATGTAAATATtccaaaaagaaagagaatcgTAACAAAAGGCAATAGATAAAAGAAAGGAATGAGTACTGcacatgatttttcattttggttGTTCACGTGCAACAATGGCAAAACTATGGACTAAAAAAAGTAACGCCCTATATATGTACATACAccctatatataatataattaagtAATGCCAAAATTAATATAACTTATGGACGTAGAACATTAAAAGATTAGATAGGGACAGTGTGGTTTGGACGGTGTTTAGGGGTTTTAGTAATTTGATTATTGAAAGTGATTCTCTTCAGTTTGTTGGTGTCCTCTCGGACCCTTCCATCAATTTGTCGAGTATTGGGCATTTTGTGGAAGATGCCAAGGTATGACTCCCCACAGTCATTGAAGAAGTATGTATCCATGTCCACCGCCAAGTCAACGGAGTTGCCCATCGTCTCGCTCGTTTCAGCCTGAGTACTAGGGACCATTGCGAGTGGATCGACTGCCCTCCTCTTTTATTATGACCTCCTCTTTGAGGATTGTTTGTAATTTTGAATATGGGGATAGTCCTCTGCTTGGACGTGTAACTTTTTAACCTCAGGTTCCTGAGCTCTCTAAATGAAAATCATATTGTTTctatcaaaaaaagaaaaaaaatcattaatctTCTTAATTTATATTGTAATTTCAATGTGTGACACAACAAATACATCCGAAGTTGCATGATTATTTttctctcatatatatatagaatatatatttctttttttctttcttgctaATGACATCTTGTAACATGTTAATTATAAGTCTCTTACATACAAATTAGCATGCCTAGCAAGTAATTGACACATCACACACACATGGACTGACTGCTACACTTGTAAATATTCCAAAAAGAAAGATAATTATGCAGAAGGCAATAGCTTAAAAAAATGAATACTGCATGAGTCTGAAATGTTTTCACACTAATGGCAATTTTATGGATAAGAAAGTAATATAATGATGATAGTGGATTGTCAAATACACGTCAAAGTTGGTGGCTAATTCATGATAATCTACCATTTTGATGGCCAGAAAGACACATAAAAAATTGGGCTTTTAGATTTTAGTGCTTCAATAagattgtttttatattttaacctGAATGGTTTTTAATATAAGTCCCTATTTTTAAAACTTACCATATTTAAGTAATTATAccacatttattatttataaacttaCCATTCGAAATTCTTTACCCAtctataattatatttttttattttgtgctctaatcatattaatagataaaaatttattcaaaattcaaattctcattattaaaaaaaattcaacaacaaaacaaaatcaatttatacACAACATTCAGTACCTTATTTTATTCATAGGTACAGAAGTATCGGTACATAACTTTAGGTACATTATATTACTCATAGGTACAGAAATATCGATTCGTAAGTTTCCATAAGAATATATCGGTACATAACTTTTGGTAAGAATATATCGGTACATAACTTTTGGTACGAATGTATCAGTATAAATATGTCGGTACAAATGTATTGATACGTAACTATAGTATCTAAACATACGTGCGTAAtatgcatatacatacatacatatatatatatatatatatatatatatatatatggagaaaTTCACGCATAATGAAAACTATATGATAATATATGAAGTTTCTTATtagaaattgttattggcactccgaaaatctcattttgcactccaaattatgttttttattttgtgctcTAATCATATTAATAGATAAAAATTCACTCGAAATTCTTTACCCATCCATAAttatgtttttcttattttgtgctCTAATCATATTAATAGATAAAAATTTATtagaaattgttattggcactccgaaaatctcattttgcactccaaattatatttttttattttgtgctcTAATCATATTAATAGATAAAAATTCACTCGAAATTCTTTACCCATCCgtaattatgttttttattttgtgctctaatcatattaatagataaaaatttattccaaattcaaattctcattattaaaaaaattcaacaacaaaacaaaatcaatttatacATAACATTCGATACCTTATTTTATTCATAGGTACAGCTAGAAGTATTGGTACATAACTTTAGGTACATTATATTACTCATAGGTATAGAAGTATCGATTCATAAGTTTCCGTAAGAATATATCGGTACATAACTTTTGGTACGAATGTATCGGTACAAATATGTCGGTACAAATGTATCGGTACGTAACTATAGTATCTAAACATACATGtacataatatacatatatatatatatatatatatatatatatggagaaaATCACGCACAATGAAAACTATATGATAATATATGACTTTTCTTattggaaattgttattggcactccaaaaatcttattttgcattccaaactttctataattaaaaagaaaaatacacttttaaggagtgtaaaataagatttttgaagtgctaataatagtCCCCTTCTTATTATGGGAACTTAATAATAACTATCAATGATAAATaacatttgtattatttatgggAATCAATATATAACCTACAAACAAAAAACTCAATAATTATTACACcctatttaatattaaaaaagggacgttttgatataggtgcctcgtttattaatttttagactaaacatacactccttttgaaaatttgatgaaacattttcctaaaattttggttgttaatttcagtttttacgtaagttcaattttgttattaattttagtttttcacaaCTTCTCTTGGgcatttcgttttcttttttctttcttttcctattatccctatatttatgcatttattatccatctccatgcattttttttattgtttgttataatttttacttctttttttatttttattttttatgaatataatagaatatttataaaaaaattgtcaaaatttattattttggaagacccaacacataataaagatttgtttaaTTATATAGCTACGTCTAGTTACCTATAATATGAacacatttagttttatagtggattcggaatttttgtatttctcggtacatttggaatgtaaatgtaccaaaatggttatctgatagagacatttggttttgtggtacatttgggattttttgttcatttggtcttttggtacAATAGGAATCTAAACATACCAAAAGGGTTACCTGACAATgggcacatttggttttatgatacatttgaaattttggtacatttggtttctt from Pyrus communis chromosome 9, drPyrComm1.1, whole genome shotgun sequence harbors:
- the LOC137744769 gene encoding sodium/hydrogen exchanger 2-like, translating into MAVPHLSMFMSKLQNLSTSDHSSVVSMNLFVVLLLACIVIGHLLEENRWVNESITALLIGVCTGVVILLISRGKSSRLLVFSEDLFFIYLLPPIIFNAGFQVKKKQFFVNFSTIVLFGAIGTLVSCTIIALGATQFFKKLDIGTLELGDFLAIGAIFAATDSVCTLQVLNQDETPLLYSLVFGEGVVNDATSVVLFNAIQSFDLTHLDSGIALHFLGNFFYLFFASTMLGVFAGLLSAYIIKKLYFGRHSTDREVALMMLMAYLSYILAELFYLSGILTVFFCGIVMSHYTWHNVTESSRVTTKHAFATLSFVAEIFIFLYVGMDALDIEKWRFVSDSPGTSVAVSSILLGLLMLGRAAFVFPLSFLSNLAKKNQHEKISLQQQVIIWWAGLMRGAVSIALAYNQFTRSGHTQLRANAIMITSTITVVLVSTVVFGLMTKPLIRFLLPHSSKQTTSMLSSEPTTPKSIIIPLLGQDSVDDLAGHDIRRPASIRDLLTTPFNRHTVHRYWRKFDNAFMRPVFGGRGFVPFVPGSPTERSNNVQWQ